The Microcystis aeruginosa NIES-843 sequence AGCGGCCGTGGTTAAAGGCGTACAAGTGTATGGGTTTCGTCATCTATCGGAAGTGGTAAATTTCTTAAATGAACCCGATCGCCATTCACCGATGACTTTTAACGCTGCCGAGGAGTTCGGGCGATCGCAGGTAAATCTCCCCGATCTCAAGGATGTCAAAGGCCAAGCCATTGGCCGTCGGGCCCTGGAAATTGCAGCGGCTGGAGGTCATAACCTAATTTTTGTCGGGCCACCGGGCAGCGGTAAAACCATGTTAGCGCGACGTTTACCCGGAATTCTGCCCCAGCTTACCTTTGCCGAATCCCTAGAAGTCTCCCAGATTCATTCCGTCGCCGGATTACTGAAAGATCGAGGTTCCCTGGTGCGCGAGCGTCCTTTTCGCAGTCCCCATCACTCCGCTTCCGGAGCGGCACTGGTGGGAGGTGGCACTTATCCCCGACCGGGAGAAATCTCCCTTTCCCACCGTGGTATTTTATTTTTGGACGAATTAACGGAATTTAAGCGCAGTGTCTTGGAATATCTCCGGCAACCCCTAGAGGATGGTTATGTGAGCATTTCTCGCACTCGTCTTTCCGTCGCTTTTCCGGCGCGTTTTACCTTGGTGGCCAGTACCAATCCCTGTCCCTGTGGTTATTACGGCGATTCGGTGCAACCCTGCAGCTGTTCACCGCGACAACGGGAACAATATTGGGCGAAATTATCGGGGCCGCTTTTAGACCGTATTGACCTACAAGTGACGGTAAATCGCCTAAAACCAGAAGAAATGACCCAAGAGAGTCGGGGAGAAGCTTCTGAGCAAGTGCGGCAACGGGTAGAAAGGGCCCGGCAAAAGGCCAGCGATCGCTTTCAGAATACGGGGATTCGCTCTAATGCGGAGATGAATTCCGAGCATTTGCGGGGTTTTTGCGCTCTTGATCATAGCAGTCGCCATATTTTAGAAGGGGCAATCCGAAAATTGGGTTTATCGGCCCGAGCAATGGATCGCATTCTCAAAGTTGCCCGCACCATTGCCGATTTAGGAGATAGTGAAATGCTGAAAAGTTCCCACGTTGCCGAAGCAATTCAGTATCGCACTCTCGATCGTTTAAGTTAGGGTTTGCGGCAAAAAGTTTGTTGCTGGGGTTAGGAGTCGGTCGTCAGGATTCAGGATTCAGGAGTCTGGAGATAGGGTTTTAGGGTTTTAGGGTTTTAGGGTGTTGGGGTTTTAGTTGAAATTCCCCCAATACCCCACTACTCCACTTCCCCATTTCCCAATTCATAATTCCCCCATTTCCCCACTTCCCCATTTCCCCACTTCCCCATCTCCCTACACCCCACACCCCACACCCTACACCCTACACCCCACACCCTACACCCTCTTTCAAGTCAGGAGTCAGGAATCGGGGGATTCTAAGCGTTTTTGCCATTCTCGATCGATTTTATCCGAGCGCTCGCTCTCTTGTTCGAGATAGTCTTGATCCGTAGAATAACTAATATCAGCATCCCTAATCACTTTTTGGTCGGCAAATTGACGAGAGTAGGCCAGTTTTTGCTCTAATTCAGGATTATTTTGGGCTAATAAATCTGCTCTTTTTTCTCGCTGTTGATTGCGTTGATTAACCCGCTTATTTCTCCACTGTAAAAAGAAATAACGACCGAGGGGAATCCCCAAAAAAGCAGCGGCATAACTGAGGAGAAAACCGTAGATACCTGTGACTATCGACCCCAGAGAACCGCTCAAATCAACACTATCACTGTTGAGCAAAAATCCTAAAACTAAAGCGAGGATAAAGTTAACCACCCCTAAACCTAAAGCTAAGATAATTTGACCGCTATCCGCTTCGCTAAACTTCCAGCTTTTTTCCCTTAGATAGGGCGAAACTGTTTGTAATTTTCTCTCTTTGGTTGTCACCTGTAGATCGGGAAAATAATAGATAATATCGCCTCGATCGGACACTTGCGGCAATCCATTAAAGCGAGTTAAAACTGGGAGTATATAGTCTTCTGTTTCCTCCTGACTGGGGGTAATACTATCGAGATAGGGGACAATTTGTGGAGCGATAATCGAGCCACGATTATTTTGAATTACTTTACCGATAGTTTGCCAGCGTCTCTCCTCTAAATTAAAATTAGGATCGCCATCGCCAAAAATAAAAGAAAAAACTGCCTCGAGAAAATTCATCTTACTAGGGGGTTTTTCTGCCTTAACTTCCCGATCTCTTCTTTCGTAGTAGTTATTACTAAAATCGGGATAAAAAATCCAGAAAAAGTCCGTGGGAAAGAAGTTAATATTAATTTTGCTATCTCCAGAATTGTTATCCGAGTCACCATCTTTGAACATTAAGCCGATCAGGATCGCCAGAATAGCGAGCAACAGGATTAAAATCGAAATAATTAAAACAATGCCAAAGGAAATGCGAATAACATAAAAAACTACTTGCCAGATTTTACTCCCGAAAGCTTTTAACTGCAATTGCCAATATTTATTCAGAAGAATTGAGCGAAAATTTTCAGGGAAAAGATAGATAATCTCCCCCGTATCTGCTACCTGTAAATGTCCCCCCGCTTCCGCCGCTAAAGCTAATAATCCCTGTTGTGCAGCATTAATCTCTAAACCCGATTTTGCCGCCACATCACCCACCGTAACCCGATAGCCTAATTTTTCGATCGATTGTAATAGAGACTCTTGGGGATTCATAGAAAATACTGTTCCTGTCGATTATCCTATTTTCTAGTGTAGTTTTGATTTTGTCTTTTTGGCAGCGGCTATCTTGATTGACAGGTGCGGCATTTTGGACTCGATCGAGAAAATATCGTTATAATTGTTCCAATAGTCGCAAAAAGCAGGGCTAAACTGTATAAATAGTTACTTTATAAGCAATTATCAGAGGTGAGCATGAATGCGTCGGAACAGGCAAAAGGATTAGAATTAACGGCGAAGATCGCCACACTCGTCAACCTGTTTAAACAACAATTCCCCGATGCAAAGGCAGATCTGAAACCCTGGCGCAATGATCCCCACACAAGGGAGTTAACGGATCCCGACTCGATCGATATCGCTTTCCATTTTCCCGGTTGGAGTCCCAGAATTCAAGGGCGCAGTATTCTGGTACAAATTCGTTTTCATCTCGATAGCGAGGATCAGCATCAGCGTTTGATTGGCTTAGAAATGCAGGCTTTTAACCATCAAGGAACCGCTTGGCGACTATCTACGGTGGAAAATTGGCAATTAGTCGGCAATTATCAACCCTCTCCTAAGGTGGCTGATAAGTTAAAATATTTCAGCCGTCAGGTGTTTGAAGTTTTTAAAAATGAGCATCGATAAGGCTCTTTCGGCACTCTCGGCAAAAGATCGTTATTCGATCGAGATTAAATCGGTCATAATGTCAAGCTATAGGACTAAATTAATTCTTGAAAGTGCTTCGCTTGAGCGGAAATTTTTAACATTTTTTCTGGTTGATCATGAATCTCATTTTTTTGAGAGGATTTACGGCTGCTGGTGGTTGTTTTAGAAATACTGATATTTTTAATACTAACAAAGCGATATTGATAGTCCTGAAGAAAATCGGGTTGATTCCAAAATAAGCGTCCGATTTCACGACAATAGGAGACAAAGCATTCGGCTCCTTTTAATTGTTTAATTATCGATGAATTAGAATCTCTGCTTTTCTTCATTTCCAAACAAAGGATAACTTTTTCAGTAGGGGTATTAGCGATAATTATAAAATCTGCACGCTTACACTCACCTTTATTACCAGTAAAAATTGTGCGGACATCAAAAAACTCATCTAGCTTGATCGCAATAACTTGATCGGGTTCAGGCATTCCACTAATCACAAATGAATAGTTATCTTGATTTTCTATCAGTTTCAGTAAATAGCTATCTCGTTTGTATTCTTTTTTATACTCTAACTCTACTATCGCACACTTGCTAATCATTTCTTTGAGGATAGCAATATCAGACATTACTCCTCACCCCAAATAATAGCCGTTTGAATACGATTCATATTTTCGATAGTAGTATCAAAACTACGCGCTTCAATACCCATTTCTGGATCAATTTTAGCGGGGTTTAAAGTGTGAAATTTGGTTTTTCTTTTCTGTCCTTTTAACATCTTTGAATCTTCTTCAGCAATATATACTTTAACTTGATCGGCCGATAATAATTCCTCTTGTCTATAGCCTTCTTCTGCGGCAATTTGTTTCAGGTGTGGTTTATTATGGTTAAGCATAATTAATGTATTGATTTCTTTGATAATATAATCACTGTGAGTAGTGATAAAAACTTTAATACCAATGTTGATCAGTCGAGCGAAAAGTTTAGCGATACGGCGTTGATTTTCTGGATGGAGATTTAATTCAGGTTCATCTACTATCAACAAATCTCCGATGCGAGCTTCGTGTCTTAAATAAAAGCCAATGTCTAAAAGAGAACGTACAGCACTAGAACTTTCATCCATCGATAGTCTAAGTTTTTTTCCTTTAGGAATGTAATAAAGTTCATCATTGCTAGTAATCATATATTGACCACCAATAATATCGGCAAAATCTTCTAAAATACTGGGATGATTTTCGGCAATAAAGCTATTTTTTTTGACAATTGTTTCTATTTGTCTAGTAAAATCTACATTTTTTTTGACTGGTAGCGCATAATCCTGAGAAACATTAAATAACAGTTCCCTAGGATTAAAATTGCTATTTTTACTAATTTCTTCCAGTAAACGATTACGAGCAAAATTTAACTCTTTGCGAAAAATTGCCGCTCCTGTCCTTTCTGCACTGGCAATAAATGGCCTGGGAAAAAACTGAGAGAAAATTATATC is a genomic window containing:
- a CDS encoding AAA family ATPase, producing the protein MKVKIKNLGILKQAELSLGNLTIICGGNNTGKTYATYSLFGFLDTWRQLLKGSTFSLKEKVDQLLSDGVISLDLQEYVQQCESILTTGCQRYIRQIPEVFAANEERFKNVDFQIELNFDNIQFQNKYEKKISTATWEIISISKPENDPYLSITLLTETEKINLPVHFLEDIIYDSIQDIIFSQFFPRPFIASAERTGAAIFRKELNFARNRLLEEISKNSNFNPRELLFNVSQDYALPVKKNVDFTRQIETIVKKNSFIAENHPSILEDFADIIGGQYMITSNDELYYIPKGKKLRLSMDESSSAVRSLLDIGFYLRHEARIGDLLIVDEPELNLHPENQRRIAKLFARLINIGIKVFITTHSDYIIKEINTLIMLNHNKPHLKQIAAEEGYRQEELLSADQVKVYIAEEDSKMLKGQKRKTKFHTLNPAKIDPEMGIEARSFDTTIENMNRIQTAIIWGEE
- a CDS encoding YifB family Mg chelatase-like AAA ATPase, coding for MLARVWSAAIIGIDAIKIGVEVDVSGGLPGIAVVGLPDTAVQESKERVKASLKNAGFAFPIRKIVINLSPADIRKEGPIYDLPISIGILGASEQVEADLLGDFLFLGELSLDGSLRPVAGVLPIAAAAEKMGIKGLVVPADNAKEAAVVKGVQVYGFRHLSEVVNFLNEPDRHSPMTFNAAEEFGRSQVNLPDLKDVKGQAIGRRALEIAAAGGHNLIFVGPPGSGKTMLARRLPGILPQLTFAESLEVSQIHSVAGLLKDRGSLVRERPFRSPHHSASGAALVGGGTYPRPGEISLSHRGILFLDELTEFKRSVLEYLRQPLEDGYVSISRTRLSVAFPARFTLVASTNPCPCGYYGDSVQPCSCSPRQREQYWAKLSGPLLDRIDLQVTVNRLKPEEMTQESRGEASEQVRQRVERARQKASDRFQNTGIRSNAEMNSEHLRGFCALDHSSRHILEGAIRKLGLSARAMDRILKVARTIADLGDSEMLKSSHVAEAIQYRTLDRLS